A single region of the Candidatus Glassbacteria bacterium genome encodes:
- the lpdA gene encoding dihydrolipoyl dehydrogenase, with protein MSDVSKFDLIVVGSGPGGYVAAIRASQLGMKTAIVEKERLGGVCLNWGCIPSKALLHSASLYEQISTAQRYGITVAEAGFDWEKVVRHSRQSSDRTMRGVKFLMKKNGIEVFEGNGVLRGGGLVLVEGEDRSLLEAENILLALGARARQIPGVQPDGDKIITSREALVLQQRPDSIVIVGGGAIGIEFAYLLSVFGTVVTVVELLDQILPHEDRELAEELEKLYKKRGIRIITGARVEAVETGGEGVRVTVGRDGSVELETFAADKVLLSVGVTGNLEGAGLDEAGVECERGFITTDSSFRTSAERVRAIGDCTGGVLLAHAASREGLAAVELIAGNEPPHTAPEQIPSCVYCRPQVASVGITEQEAEKRGLNYSVGRFPFRPLGKAVSSGAQDGFVKVLTDSGSGKVLGVHILGDEATEMIPEASLAAWLKLDTAELAGAVHPHPTMSEALAEAALDSLGRALHI; from the coding sequence ATGAGTGACGTCAGCAAATTCGACCTGATAGTTGTCGGCAGCGGACCCGGAGGTTATGTGGCCGCGATCCGCGCCAGCCAGTTGGGAATGAAAACCGCGATCGTGGAAAAGGAGCGGCTGGGCGGGGTCTGCCTCAACTGGGGCTGTATCCCCAGCAAGGCGTTGCTGCACAGCGCAAGTCTCTACGAGCAGATCTCCACTGCACAGCGCTACGGAATCACCGTGGCCGAGGCTGGGTTCGACTGGGAGAAAGTGGTCAGGCACAGCCGGCAGTCCTCGGACCGCACCATGCGCGGGGTCAAATTCCTGATGAAAAAAAACGGGATCGAGGTGTTCGAGGGCAACGGCGTCCTGAGGGGCGGGGGATTGGTCCTGGTGGAGGGAGAGGACCGGAGTCTGCTGGAGGCGGAAAACATCCTGCTGGCCCTGGGCGCCCGTGCCCGGCAGATACCCGGCGTACAGCCCGACGGCGATAAAATTATAACCAGCCGCGAGGCGCTGGTCCTGCAACAAAGACCGGACTCTATCGTTATAGTTGGAGGCGGTGCGATAGGGATAGAATTCGCCTATCTGCTCTCCGTGTTCGGCACCGTGGTCACCGTGGTGGAACTGCTGGATCAGATCCTGCCCCACGAGGACCGCGAGCTAGCCGAAGAACTTGAAAAACTGTACAAAAAACGCGGCATCCGGATCATCACCGGCGCCAGGGTCGAAGCGGTGGAGACCGGAGGGGAGGGCGTCCGGGTGACTGTCGGCCGGGACGGTTCCGTCGAGCTTGAAACTTTCGCCGCGGACAAAGTGCTGCTCTCGGTGGGCGTGACCGGCAATCTCGAGGGCGCCGGACTGGACGAGGCCGGAGTCGAGTGCGAGCGGGGATTTATCACGACCGACAGCTCGTTCCGCACCTCCGCCGAACGGGTCCGGGCGATCGGCGACTGCACGGGCGGAGTCCTGCTGGCCCACGCGGCCAGCCGCGAGGGACTGGCCGCTGTCGAGCTGATCGCCGGCAACGAGCCGCCGCATACGGCGCCCGAGCAGATACCAAGTTGCGTGTACTGCCGCCCCCAGGTCGCAAGCGTGGGGATTACCGAGCAGGAAGCCGAGAAACGCGGACTTAACTATTCGGTCGGCCGCTTCCCGTTCCGCCCCCTGGGCAAGGCGGTGTCCAGCGGAGCGCAGGACGGGTTCGTCAAGGTGCTGACCGACAGCGGCAGCGGCAAGGTCTTGGGGGTGCATATTCTGGGTGATGAGGCCACGGAGATGATCCCCGAGGCTTCGCTGGCGGCCTGGCTGAAGCTGGATACCGCCGAGCTGGCCGGAGCGGTCCATCCGCACCCCACGATGAGCGAGGCCCTGGCCGAGGCGGCGCTGGATTCGCTGGGACGCGCCCTGCATATCTGA
- the nuoF gene encoding NADH-quinone oxidoreductase subunit NuoF — MPEVKLIKSFIDIENCHRREVYEANGGYVSLKKVLDGSWDAEKVMGVLKASNLRGLGGAGFPTGMKWGFVPKDYEGPKYLVVNADESEPGTFKDRHIMTGAPHLLIEGALIAALSIEARDIYIYIRGEYFEQARIMEEAIEEAAEAGYIGENILGSGRDIHVHLHRGAGAYICGEETALLSSLEGDKGWPKLKPPFPALKGLFGKPTIVNNVETLSYVPIILDRGAEYFAGLGIERNGGTRLFGVSGHVKRTGIYELPLGTPMKELIYEHCGGIRKDRKLKAVIPGGSSCPVLTPEEAGSVNLDFDSLAGIGSMLGSGGLIVMDETTDLVQILWRICRFYSFESCGQCTPCREGTGWMTRIMERIAGGEGTSQDIDDLLDVANMIMGHTICPLGDAAALPVVSFLTKFRADFEAQVKPRRVHAGAVVTEAEAEDS, encoded by the coding sequence ATGCCGGAAGTCAAGCTGATAAAAAGCTTTATCGATATCGAGAACTGCCACAGGCGCGAGGTTTACGAGGCCAACGGCGGTTATGTCTCGCTGAAGAAAGTGCTGGACGGGAGCTGGGACGCCGAGAAGGTGATGGGCGTTCTCAAGGCCAGCAACCTTCGCGGCCTCGGCGGCGCCGGGTTCCCCACCGGCATGAAATGGGGATTCGTGCCCAAGGACTACGAGGGGCCCAAGTACCTGGTGGTCAACGCCGACGAGAGTGAGCCGGGCACGTTCAAGGACCGTCATATCATGACCGGCGCACCCCACCTGCTGATCGAGGGAGCCCTGATCGCCGCGCTCAGTATCGAGGCCAGGGACATCTATATCTATATCCGCGGCGAATATTTCGAGCAGGCGCGGATCATGGAAGAGGCGATCGAGGAAGCGGCCGAGGCGGGCTATATCGGCGAGAATATTTTAGGTTCGGGACGGGATATCCACGTCCACCTTCACCGCGGAGCCGGCGCCTATATCTGCGGCGAGGAAACCGCCCTGCTCTCCAGCCTCGAGGGCGACAAGGGCTGGCCCAAGCTCAAACCGCCGTTCCCCGCACTCAAGGGCCTGTTCGGCAAACCCACCATCGTCAACAACGTGGAAACCCTGTCCTATGTCCCGATTATTCTCGACAGGGGCGCGGAGTATTTCGCCGGACTCGGTATCGAGCGCAACGGCGGCACGCGTCTCTTCGGTGTCAGCGGCCATGTCAAACGGACCGGTATCTACGAGCTCCCGCTGGGTACCCCGATGAAAGAGTTGATCTACGAGCACTGCGGCGGTATCCGCAAGGACCGCAAGCTCAAGGCCGTGATCCCCGGAGGCAGCAGTTGCCCGGTGCTCACGCCCGAGGAAGCCGGGAGTGTCAACCTCGATTTCGACAGCCTGGCCGGGATCGGCAGCATGCTCGGCAGCGGCGGGCTGATCGTGATGGACGAGACCACCGACCTGGTGCAGATCCTGTGGCGTATCTGCCGCTTCTACTCGTTCGAATCCTGCGGCCAGTGCACGCCCTGCCGCGAGGGTACCGGCTGGATGACCCGGATCATGGAGCGGATAGCCGGCGGCGAGGGCACGAGCCAGGATATCGACGACCTGCTGGACGTGGCGAACATGATCATGGGCCATACGATCTGCCCGCTGGGCGATGCCGCGGCTCTGCCGGTGGTAAGTTTCCTGACCAAGTTCCGCGCTGATTTCGAGGCGCAGGTGAAACCGCGCAGGGTCCATGCCGGAGCCGTGGTTACAGAAGCCGAAGCGGAGGATAGTTGA
- a CDS encoding NADH-quinone oxidoreductase subunit A, with the protein MLDYVAIFLTFVVAALLAGGALLISALVGPNPKMTKEKERPFECGLVPFEEPGRRFPVHYYVVAILFIVFDIEVIFLYPWIASFDEVGLYGFIGAMTFVLVLSFGLVYEWLRGGLEWH; encoded by the coding sequence ATGCTTGATTATGTTGCGATATTCCTGACTTTCGTTGTGGCCGCCCTGCTGGCCGGCGGAGCCTTGCTGATCAGCGCCCTGGTCGGTCCCAATCCCAAGATGACCAAGGAAAAAGAACGCCCGTTCGAGTGCGGCCTGGTGCCGTTCGAGGAGCCGGGCCGGCGGTTTCCGGTCCATTACTACGTGGTGGCGATTCTGTTTATCGTGTTCGATATCGAGGTGATCTTCCTCTACCCCTGGATCGCCTCGTTCGATGAGGTCGGGCTCTACGGCTTTATCGGTGCGATGACTTTCGTGCTGGTGCTCTCGTTCGGCCTGGTTTACGAGTGGCTGCGGGGAGGTCTGGAATGGCATTGA
- a CDS encoding NADH-quinone oxidoreductase subunit C, producing the protein MEPANDHKTLQALAAKFGDSVIEHGVDRGDAVAVIDPGAIHDVIAWLREEHSFAMLVDLCGVDYLPRRPRFEVVYQLHAMTRNERIRLRVQLEGKSPEVATITDLYPVADWLERETWDMFGIVFSGHPDLKRLLMYEPFEGHPLRRDYPINKRQPLIGPRN; encoded by the coding sequence ATGGAACCCGCAAACGACCACAAGACTCTTCAGGCCCTGGCCGCCAAGTTCGGCGATTCGGTTATCGAGCACGGAGTGGACCGGGGCGACGCCGTCGCGGTTATCGACCCCGGGGCGATCCACGATGTTATCGCCTGGCTGCGCGAGGAGCACTCGTTCGCCATGCTGGTTGATCTGTGCGGCGTTGATTACCTCCCGCGCCGTCCGCGGTTCGAGGTGGTCTACCAGCTTCACGCCATGACCCGTAACGAGCGGATCAGGCTGCGAGTGCAGCTCGAGGGGAAAAGCCCGGAAGTGGCCACGATCACCGACCTTTACCCCGTGGCCGACTGGCTGGAACGGGAGACGTGGGACATGTTCGGGATCGTCTTCAGCGGCCATCCCGATCTCAAGCGGCTGCTGATGTACGAGCCGTTCGAGGGCCATCCCCTGCGGCGCGACTATCCGATCAACAAGCGCCAGCCGCTGATAGGGCCCCGGAACTGA
- a CDS encoding NAD(P)H-dependent oxidoreductase subunit E: MSVSLPEKEEKRVAELIGHYPEKRAAIGDVLYIAQQHFGHLGPEVEFYVAGMLDLPVTYVHQVVTFYNMYLQQPVGENLIMLCDNVSCTLCGAAGLVEHVRNKLGIAPGETTEDNKFTFWTVECLGACELAPCLLIGEKLFGRMTPEKLDEAIDAVE, from the coding sequence ATGTCTGTCTCCCTTCCGGAGAAAGAAGAAAAGAGAGTCGCCGAGCTAATCGGCCATTATCCCGAGAAGCGAGCCGCGATCGGCGATGTCCTCTATATCGCCCAGCAGCATTTCGGTCACCTGGGACCCGAGGTGGAATTCTATGTGGCCGGCATGCTCGACCTGCCGGTGACTTATGTCCATCAGGTCGTCACCTTCTACAACATGTATCTCCAGCAGCCGGTCGGCGAAAACCTGATCATGCTCTGCGACAACGTGAGCTGCACGCTCTGCGGAGCCGCCGGACTGGTGGAGCATGTCCGGAACAAACTGGGGATCGCTCCCGGCGAGACAACCGAAGACAACAAGTTCACCTTCTGGACTGTCGAATGCCTCGGCGCCTGTGAACTTGCCCCCTGCTTGCTGATCGGCGAGAAACTGTTCGGCCGGATGACCCCTGAGAAACTTGACGAAGCAATCGACGCGGTGGAGTGA
- a CDS encoding NADH-quinone oxidoreductase subunit B, whose product MALRPVLGGDNFVTTRLDKVIGWARKFSIFPYPFVTACCGMEYMSLASSHYDLDRFGAAFPRFTPRQADMLFVVGTISHKIAPLLKRVYDQMTEPKWVIAFGVCTCTGGFYDNYATVQGIDTIIPVDVYIPGCPPRPETVIQGVMMLQDKIANGKQEW is encoded by the coding sequence ATGGCATTGAGGCCCGTTCTCGGCGGAGATAATTTCGTCACCACCCGCCTGGACAAGGTAATCGGCTGGGCGCGCAAGTTCTCGATCTTCCCCTACCCGTTTGTCACCGCCTGCTGCGGCATGGAGTACATGTCGCTGGCCAGCAGCCATTACGACCTCGACCGTTTCGGCGCCGCGTTCCCCCGCTTCACTCCCCGTCAGGCGGACATGCTGTTCGTGGTCGGCACGATCAGCCACAAGATCGCTCCTCTGCTCAAGCGGGTCTACGACCAGATGACCGAGCCGAAATGGGTGATCGCTTTCGGAGTCTGCACCTGCACAGGCGGGTTCTACGACAACTACGCCACGGTCCAGGGTATCGACACGATCATTCCCGTGGACGTTTATATCCCCGGCTGCCCTCCGCGGCCGGAAACAGTGATCCAGGGCGTAATGATGCTCCAGGATAAAATTGCCAACGGCAAGCAGGAATGGTGA
- a CDS encoding NADH-quinone oxidoreductase subunit D yields the protein MSQTTRQQSSSRTEGSFLNIGPSHPAMHGVVRIITELEGEKVLGAEIEIGYLHRCFEKDCEQLGYNQAFPYTDRLNYVSPLLNNVGWAMAVEKLFGAEVPERCQYIRVIVSEMSRIVDHLTSIGAAAMEIGALTVFLYFMKGREYLYDIIEYLTGSRITISYVRVGGVKADLPKGFDRKLRGTLKEINKIIAEVDKLLTRNRIFIDRTSGIGTLSRERSISYGITGPLLRAAGEPYDVRKDMPYLVYDRFDFEVPIADTCDAYARYLVRMEEMRQSVRIIEQALDQIPPGAIAVDRYGNELSGAEMVELAKRGKVKDYINAKAGVDLTLDGTDAATAGNVNLADNRTLRLPSKEETYGNIEGLMAHFMQIMDNWGVKPPVGEAYQAVEGANGELGFYLVSNGEGRPMRARCRGACFFPMAALHEMLIGDMIADIVPSFGSINMIAGELDR from the coding sequence ATGAGCCAGACAACCAGACAGCAGAGCAGCAGCCGCACCGAGGGCTCCTTCCTCAACATAGGCCCGTCGCATCCGGCCATGCACGGCGTCGTCCGGATAATCACCGAACTCGAAGGCGAAAAAGTGCTCGGGGCCGAAATCGAGATCGGCTACCTGCACCGCTGTTTCGAGAAGGACTGCGAGCAGCTCGGCTACAACCAGGCGTTCCCCTACACCGACCGCCTGAACTACGTCAGCCCGCTGCTCAACAATGTCGGCTGGGCGATGGCTGTCGAGAAACTGTTCGGGGCCGAGGTGCCGGAGCGCTGCCAGTATATCCGGGTGATTGTCTCGGAGATGAGCAGGATTGTGGATCACCTGACCTCTATCGGCGCGGCGGCGATGGAAATCGGCGCGTTGACCGTGTTCCTCTACTTCATGAAAGGCCGCGAGTACCTCTACGATATTATCGAGTATCTCACCGGCAGCAGGATCACGATCAGCTACGTGCGTGTCGGCGGAGTGAAAGCCGACCTGCCGAAAGGCTTCGACAGGAAACTGCGCGGGACGCTCAAGGAAATCAACAAGATTATCGCCGAGGTCGACAAGCTGCTGACCCGTAACCGGATCTTTATCGACCGGACCAGCGGTATCGGCACCCTGAGCCGCGAGCGTTCGATCTCCTACGGGATCACCGGCCCACTGCTGCGGGCCGCCGGCGAGCCTTACGACGTGCGCAAGGACATGCCCTACCTGGTCTACGACCGGTTCGATTTCGAGGTCCCCATCGCCGATACCTGCGACGCCTACGCCCGCTACCTGGTGCGCATGGAGGAAATGCGCCAGAGCGTGCGGATTATCGAGCAGGCCCTCGACCAGATCCCGCCCGGCGCAATCGCTGTCGACCGCTACGGCAACGAGCTCAGCGGCGCGGAGATGGTGGAGCTGGCCAAACGCGGCAAGGTCAAGGATTATATCAACGCCAAGGCCGGGGTGGACCTGACCCTGGACGGCACCGACGCGGCCACGGCCGGCAATGTCAACCTTGCCGACAACCGCACGCTGCGGCTGCCCTCCAAGGAAGAGACCTACGGCAATATCGAGGGCCTGATGGCTCATTTCATGCAAATTATGGATAACTGGGGTGTCAAACCGCCGGTGGGCGAGGCCTACCAGGCGGTCGAGGGCGCCAACGGCGAGCTGGGATTCTACCTGGTGTCCAACGGCGAGGGCCGTCCGATGCGGGCCCGCTGCCGCGGCGCGTGTTTCTTCCCGATGGCCGCGCTTCACGAGATGCTGATCGGGGACATGATCGCCGATATCGTCCCCTCTTTCGGTTCGATCAATATGATCGCCGGCGAGCTGGACCGTTAA